In the genome of Capra hircus breed San Clemente chromosome 5, ASM170441v1, whole genome shotgun sequence, one region contains:
- the SUOX gene encoding sulfite oxidase, mitochondrial, protein MLLLHRAVAPGLQQAYRLKSTPARLCIRACCTNDSFQPQRSSFTFSGGNSSTRKWRVMGTLLGLGAVLACHDQQCRASQESPRRYTREEVKSHCSPETGVWVTLGCEVFDITEFVDIHPGGTSKLMLAAGGPLEPFWALYAVHNQPHVREILAQYKIGELSPDDKAPSILKTSDPYMDDPIRHSALKVNTQCPFNAEPPPELLTENYITPNPIFFTRNHLPVPNVDPDTYRLNVVGPPGGQSLCLSLDDLYQFPKHEITVTLQCAGNRRSEMTQFKEVRGLEWSLGAISTARWAGARLCDVLAQAGHQLCETEAHVCFEGLDSDPTGTAYGASIPLARAMDPEAEVLLAYEMNGQPLPRDHGFPVRVVVPGVVGARHVKWLGKVSVEPEESFSHWQRRDYKGFSPSVDWDTVDFDSAPSIQELPIQSAITQPKEGEIIGSGEVTVKGYAWSGGGRAVVRVDVSLDGGLTWQVAELEGEEQRARKAWAWRLWHLQAPLPAGIKELNIVCKAVDESYNVQPDTVAPIWNLRGVLNNAWHRVHVHVAP, encoded by the exons atgctgctgctgcacaGAGCTGTGGCCCCAGGGCTCCAACAGGCCTACAG ACTCAAGTCAACCCCGGCAAGGCTCTGCATTCGGGCCTGCTGTACAAATGATTCTTTTCAGCCCCAGCGCTCCAGCTTCACCTTCTCTGGTGGTAACTCCAGCACCAGGAAATGGAGAGTCATGGGCACACTGCTAGGCCTCGGGGCAGTGTTGGCCTGTCATGACCAGCAGTGCAGG GCTTCTCAAGAGTCACCACGCAGATATACCAGGGAGGAAGTAAAATCCCACTGCAGCCCTGAGACTGGGGTCTGGGTGACTTTGGGCTGTGAGGTCTTTGATATCACAGAATTTGTGGACATACACCCAGGGGGGACATCAAAGCTGATGCTAGCAGCCGGGGGTCCTTTAGAGCCCTTCTGGGCCCTCTATGCTGTTCACAACCAGCCGCACGTGCGAGAGATACTAGCTCAGTACAAGATTGGGGAGCTGAGCCCTGACGACAAGGCACCCTCCATCTTGAAGACTTCTGATCCTTATATGGATGATCCTATACGTCACTCAGCCCTGAAGGTCAACACCCAGTGCCCCTTTAATGCGGAGCCCCCTCCTGAGCTGCTGACAGAAAACTACATCACACCCAACCCTATCTTCTTCACCCGGAATCATTTACCTGTACCTAATGTGGACCCAGACACCTATCGCCTGAATGTAGTAGGGCCACCAGGGGGTCAGTCACTGTGCCTGTCCCTGGATGACTTGTACCAGTTCCCTAAGCACGAGATCACAGTCACTCTGCAGTGTGCTGGCAACCGGCGCTCCGAGATGACTCAGTTCAAAGAAGTAAGAGGTCTGGAGTGGAGTTTAGGGGCCATTAGCACTGCGCGCTGGGCTGGGGCACGGCTTTGTGATGTGTTAGCCCAGGCTGGTCACCAGCTCTGTGAAACTGAGGCCCATGTCTGCTTTGAGGGACTGGACTCAGACCCCACAGGGACTGCCTATGGAGCATCCATCCCTCTCGCTCGGGCCATGGACCCTGAAGCTGAGGTCCTGCTGGCATATGAGATGAATGGGCAGCCTCTGCCTCGTGACCATGGCTTTCCCGTGCGAGTAGTGGTTCCTGGTGTGGTGGGTGCCCGCCATGTCAAATGGCTGGGCAAAGTGAGTGTGGAACCAGAGGAAAGTTTCAGCCACTGGCAGCGGCGGGATTACAAAGGCTTTTCTCCATCTGTGGACTGGGACACTGTAGATTTTGATTCGGCTCCATCTATCCAAGAACTTCCTATCCAGTCAGCCATCACACAACCCAAAGAAGGGGAGATAATAGGGTCAGGGGAGGTGACTGTCAAAGGCTATGCATGGAGTGGTGGAGGAAGAGCTGTGGTCAGGGTGGATGTGTCTCTGGATGGGGGCCTAACCTGGCAAGTGGCTGAGCTGGAAGGAGAGGAGCAGCGTGCCCGAAAGGCCTGGGCCTGGCGACTATGGCAtctgcaagcccctttgccagcTGGGATAAAGGAACTGAACATTGTCTGTAAGGCTGTAGATGAGAGCTACAATGTGCAGCCAGACACGGTGGCCCCAATCTGGAACCTGCGAGGGGTGCTCAACAATGCCTGGCACCGTGTCCATGTCCATGTCGCCCCATGA